Within the Ignavibacteria bacterium genome, the region CGAGAAAAAAAATGAAGAAAAAGAGGCCAAGCTCCCTGTATCACACAAACGTTGAACATACCGTTGCTTCCTTCCGGATCTGGCGGGGTTTTGCTCTCTCTTGCTGTACAGAACTTGACCTCGTTAAAAAATTGTGGCTGAATATAAACAATTTTACGAATGTACATTCTTGAATTCAAAAGAATAATATCGTGTTTACATTTGTTTTTCATTGTCGAAAGAGATATTTTGAATCCGAAAATTTTTTCGGAGGTTCTTTAATTATGAATCGTGAGTATCATAAATGGTTTAGCCCATCTTTACAGCGATATATGGAATTGTTAATATTTGGAAACAACGGAACTCCAGTTCTGATTTTCCCATCACTACGCGGTCGCTTTTACGAATATGAAGACCGTGAAATGATTTCCGTCCTGAACGAAAAAATTGAAAACGAAGAATTACAAATTTTTTGTGTTGATAGCATTGACGGCGAAAGTTGGTGCAACTTCGACGCACATCCGTACGAGCGCGCGTTGCGGCATACCGACTACGAAAAATATATTCTCGACGAAGTATTACCGTTCATTCAACAATGCAATCCGTCAGAAAAATTAGTATTGCATGGTTCCGATTTCGGAGGATATCACGCAGTAAATTTTTCGCTGCGACATCCGGAACTCGTTACTAGTTGCATCGCCTTTGGCGGCTATTACGATATTCATCAATACGTATTGGGATACTTTGATGACAATTGTTATTACCATTGCCCATTCGATTTTTTCACCAATCTCAAAGATGAAACAGTGCTTTCTTCTATACGTGAACGCATCAGATTTATTTTGGCTACAGGAGAAAATGATTTCGCTCTCGCCTCCAATGTACAACTTTCGCGCACGATGGAAAGTAAAAACATTCCACATTGGCTCGATATTTGGCGAGACGGAACTGGACACGATTGGCAATGGTGGAAAAAAATGTTGGAAAAATATTTTTCTGAATAACATTTTGTTCTCAACGTGTTTGAGTGAATCTCCTTTACATTCTTTTCAACAAACCGTACCGAGTTCTTTCTCAATTCACACCGGTTGAGGGAAAAAAAACGCTTGCGGATTTCCATTTTCCAAAACATATTTATTCTGTT harbors:
- a CDS encoding esterase is translated as MNREYHKWFSPSLQRYMELLIFGNNGTPVLIFPSLRGRFYEYEDREMISVLNEKIENEELQIFCVDSIDGESWCNFDAHPYERALRHTDYEKYILDEVLPFIQQCNPSEKLVLHGSDFGGYHAVNFSLRHPELVTSCIAFGGYYDIHQYVLGYFDDNCYYHCPFDFFTNLKDETVLSSIRERIRFILATGENDFALASNVQLSRTMESKNIPHWLDIWRDGTGHDWQWWKKMLEKYFSE